Proteins found in one Zea mays cultivar B73 chromosome 1, Zm-B73-REFERENCE-NAM-5.0, whole genome shotgun sequence genomic segment:
- the LOC118476160 gene encoding uncharacterized protein has protein sequence MLRSAVKNQRYRLKQKYFNGVPANEISTTSPVSYMTDEQWRALVAKWSDPKNMEISAKNKQNRSQVKFHQATGSRCYVAHLHAYKQKRNREEPSLDQTEELDAVDAFKTYHTSSKRGLSEPAREALSHMEALRAEPVAEGEMPASSVHLVSKVLSQSSSHQFLKSVGIKTSATSKASSSNHSELREQLAAEATAAVQGELDQLRKKCEEAEEQQARTQRELEEYKKITEKNSKEMEETNVLIKKLLSLHGNSSST, from the exons ATGCTACGCTCTGCGGTAAAAAACCAGCGTTATCGGCTCAAGCAGAAATACTTCAATGGTGTACCTGCAAATGAGATTAGCACAACTTCTCCTGTATCTTACATGACTGATGAACAGTGGAGGGCATTAGTTGCAAAGTGGTCTGATCCAAAGAACATG GAAATAAGTGCAAAGAACAAGCAGAACCGCAGTCAAGTCAAGTTTCATCAGGCTACGGGTTCTCGCTGCTATGTGGCACACTTACATGCATAT AAGCAGAAGAGAAACCGAGAAGAACCCAGCTTAGACCAGACTGAAGAACTAGATGCGGTGGACGCCTTCAAGACCTATCATACCAGCTCCAAACGTGGCCTGAGTGAACCGGCAAGAGAAGCACTT TCTCATATGGAGGCTTTGAGggctgaacctgttgctgaaggtgagATGCCAGCATCCAGTGTGCACCTTGTGTCGAAGGTGCTGTCCCAGAGCAGCTCACACCAATTCCTGAAAAGCGTCGGCATCAAAACATCGGCAACCTCCAAGGCTTCATCATCAAATCATAGTGAGCTTCGGGAACAACTTGCAGCTGAAGCGACGGCTGCTGTTCAAGGTGAACTCGACCAGCTCAGGAAGAAATGCGAAGAAGCTGAGGAACAGCAGGCGAGGACACAAAGGGAGTTGGAGGAGTACAAGAAGATAACAGAGAAGAacagcaaggagatggaggagaccaatgtgctcatcaagaagctcttgtccttgcatggtaactcttcttcgaCATGA